In Natronoarchaeum mannanilyticum, a genomic segment contains:
- a CDS encoding DUF1405 domain-containing protein, with the protein MRELPERDRLPAYLAPVPDAVEDLGLRNVWLVVAINLVGTAFGFWFYAFETGQLLDTPTVMWPWVPDSPAATLLAAGAFASWARGHSREWLNAVAFFGNLILGFWTPYVLLVFADVYLAHQHPAMYLFLFFSHLGMVVQAFVIYRISDFPTEAVGVAVAWYGLDLVVDFFIPVVGEPHHTIIPVDRSTPMWLGADALDVVAAGAVLLTLLATYLSLAIRSKKLELRQSGSG; encoded by the coding sequence ATGCGAGAACTTCCCGAGCGCGACAGGTTGCCGGCCTACCTCGCGCCGGTCCCCGACGCGGTCGAGGATCTGGGGCTCCGGAACGTGTGGCTCGTCGTCGCGATCAACCTCGTCGGGACGGCCTTCGGCTTCTGGTTCTACGCCTTCGAGACGGGCCAACTGCTCGACACGCCGACCGTGATGTGGCCGTGGGTGCCCGACAGCCCCGCCGCGACGCTGCTGGCCGCCGGCGCGTTCGCCTCGTGGGCGCGCGGGCACAGTCGGGAGTGGCTCAACGCCGTGGCCTTTTTCGGCAACCTGATCCTCGGCTTCTGGACGCCGTACGTCCTGCTGGTGTTCGCGGACGTCTACCTCGCCCACCAGCACCCCGCGATGTACCTGTTCCTGTTTTTTAGCCACCTCGGGATGGTCGTCCAGGCGTTCGTGATCTACCGGATCAGCGACTTCCCGACCGAGGCGGTCGGCGTCGCCGTCGCGTGGTACGGGCTCGATCTGGTCGTCGACTTCTTCATTCCCGTCGTCGGCGAGCCCCACCACACGATCATCCCGGTCGATCGCTCGACGCCGATGTGGCTCGGCGCGGACGCGCTGGACGTCGTCGCCGCCGGCGCCGTCCTGCTGACGCTGCTGGCGACGTATCTCTCGCTGGCGATCCGCTCGAAGAAGCTGGAACTTCGGCAGTCAGGGAGCGGCTGA
- a CDS encoding DUF7344 domain-containing protein — protein MVGTTTDTAAIAPLAHERRRTVLRRLREYGMPMTLADLADEVVGSENDEPVPELSGEEVTRVAARLHHVDLPKLAEAGFLTYDLQTNVVRLSERGETFDYETIPMAMP, from the coding sequence ATGGTTGGGACCACGACGGATACCGCCGCAATAGCGCCGCTCGCACACGAACGCCGCCGCACCGTCCTCCGCCGCCTGCGAGAGTACGGGATGCCGATGACGCTGGCCGACCTGGCCGACGAGGTTGTCGGCAGCGAGAACGACGAGCCCGTTCCGGAACTTTCCGGCGAGGAGGTGACGCGCGTCGCCGCCAGGCTGCACCACGTGGATCTCCCGAAATTAGCGGAGGCCGGGTTCCTGACGTACGATCTGCAGACGAACGTCGTCAGGCTCTCCGAGCGAGGCGAGACGTTCGATTACGAGACGATCCCGATGGCGATGCCGTAG
- a CDS encoding DUF6293 family protein: MQTHIVPVGFDYDRLIAPLVRDQLDVDRVVLLEGAVGSEANVEYSQNLSEKLEQDFRNLLGAETERFVLKDVYDYDAAFEQAFAMINDELDRGNEVWVNISAMPRPVSFAFATAAHSIMVERQEDREKIHTYYTAPEKYLETELAKELRKQRELLEDLQAEGEAADDRIGERLDSAEELLSEFDERGTTIGAKEIDGRHIVELPVASFSNVKPFEELILFTLGEHGEFDSISELAKELAKELNEEYTDSFRSKVIYNVDRLGPGGKGYIEQESHGKSYRTRLSRIGELWVRSHSNDQETSVEL, encoded by the coding sequence ATGCAAACGCACATCGTTCCGGTCGGGTTCGACTACGACCGGCTGATCGCGCCGCTCGTGCGCGACCAGTTGGACGTCGATCGGGTCGTCCTGCTTGAGGGTGCGGTGGGCAGCGAGGCCAACGTCGAGTACTCGCAGAACCTCTCCGAGAAGCTCGAACAGGATTTCCGGAACCTGCTGGGCGCCGAGACGGAACGATTCGTCCTGAAGGACGTCTACGACTACGACGCCGCCTTCGAACAGGCGTTCGCGATGATCAACGACGAACTCGACCGGGGCAACGAGGTCTGGGTGAACATCAGCGCGATGCCCCGGCCGGTCTCCTTCGCCTTCGCGACGGCGGCCCACTCGATCATGGTCGAGCGTCAGGAGGACCGCGAGAAGATCCACACCTACTACACCGCGCCCGAGAAGTACCTCGAAACCGAGCTCGCCAAGGAGCTGCGCAAGCAGCGCGAGCTGCTGGAGGATCTGCAGGCCGAGGGCGAAGCGGCGGACGACCGGATCGGGGAGCGCCTCGACAGCGCCGAGGAGCTGCTCTCGGAGTTCGACGAGCGCGGCACGACGATCGGCGCCAAGGAGATCGACGGGCGCCACATCGTCGAGCTGCCGGTCGCGTCGTTCTCGAACGTCAAGCCGTTCGAGGAGCTGATCCTCTTCACGCTGGGCGAGCACGGCGAGTTCGACAGCATCTCCGAGCTCGCGAAGGAGCTCGCGAAGGAGCTCAACGAGGAGTACACCGACAGCTTCCGCTCGAAAGTGATCTACAACGTCGACCGGCTCGGCCCGGGCGGCAAGGGGTACATCGAACAGGAGTCACACGGGAAATCCTACCGGACGCGCCTCTCGCGGATCGGCGAGCTGTGGGTGCGCTCGCACTCGAACGACCAGGAGACCAGCGTCGAACTGTAG
- a CDS encoding CBS domain-containing protein, with amino-acid sequence MDISDIASQQFAEVDVETRLGKVRSLFDEENPKGIIVTRDGEYAGVIGERDLLQSHVEDDAKVGSHIKPSRNDPAPKIQRTENIRDVARKLVEGGTKVAPVFEDGSLWGIITADAILESVIENLDALTVEQIYTDSVITIGEDDGIGKAINQLREHGISRLPVLNENGYLSGVVTTHDISEIAVRKSQRQTTGDRSGDANKIMDVPVYDAMSSPVGTTTVDASVRAAVQKMLDDDYGGLVVTPEGDDRTVSGILTKTDVLRALSYTEEETMDVQITNIRLLDTISRQDVRDAITQVADKYRKMQVQHVHVRFHKHKEKLRGTPLIQAQIRMRTNKGQMAGSGEGYGADNAFHVALDKLERNVLERKGVISDEEHRGQLLRKLGEL; translated from the coding sequence ATGGACATTTCTGACATCGCGTCACAGCAGTTCGCCGAAGTTGATGTCGAGACGAGACTGGGCAAGGTGCGATCGCTGTTCGACGAGGAGAACCCGAAAGGGATAATCGTCACCCGCGACGGCGAGTACGCGGGCGTGATCGGCGAGCGCGACCTGCTCCAGTCCCACGTCGAGGACGACGCGAAGGTCGGGTCCCACATCAAGCCCAGCCGGAACGACCCGGCGCCGAAGATCCAGCGGACCGAGAACATCCGCGACGTCGCCCGCAAGCTCGTCGAGGGCGGGACGAAGGTCGCGCCGGTGTTCGAGGACGGCTCGCTGTGGGGCATCATCACGGCCGACGCCATCCTCGAGTCGGTGATCGAGAACCTCGACGCGCTGACCGTCGAGCAGATCTACACCGACTCGGTGATCACGATCGGCGAGGACGACGGCATCGGTAAGGCGATCAACCAGCTCCGGGAACACGGGATCTCCCGGCTGCCGGTGCTCAACGAGAACGGCTACCTCTCGGGCGTGGTCACGACCCACGACATCAGCGAGATCGCCGTCCGGAAGAGCCAGCGCCAGACGACGGGCGACCGCTCGGGCGACGCGAACAAGATCATGGACGTGCCCGTCTACGACGCGATGTCCAGTCCCGTCGGGACGACGACCGTCGACGCGTCGGTTCGAGCGGCCGTCCAGAAGATGCTCGACGACGACTACGGCGGGCTCGTCGTGACGCCGGAGGGCGACGACCGGACGGTCAGCGGCATCCTCACGAAAACCGACGTGCTCCGAGCGCTGTCGTACACCGAGGAGGAGACGATGGACGTCCAGATCACGAACATCCGGCTGCTGGACACGATCAGCCGGCAGGACGTGCGCGACGCCATCACGCAGGTCGCCGACAAGTACCGGAAGATGCAGGTGCAACACGTCCACGTGCGGTTCCACAAGCACAAGGAGAAACTCCGCGGAACGCCGCTGATCCAGGCCCAGATCCGGATGCGGACCAACAAGGGCCAGATGGCCGGCTCCGGCGAGGGGTACGGCGCCGACAACGCGTTCCACGTCGCGCTCGACAAGCTGGAACGTAACGTCCTCGAACGGAAAGGCGTCATCAGCGACGAGGAACACCGCGGACAGCTGCTGCGGAAGCTCGGCGAGCTGTAG
- the pdxS gene encoding pyridoxal 5'-phosphate synthase lyase subunit PdxS produces the protein MAAETDLEDLKRGTDLVKRGFARMQKGGVIMDVVNREQARIAEDVGAVAVMSLEAVPADIRKRGGVARMADPADVEAIIEEVSIPVMGKSRIGHAKEAQILEATGVDMIDESEVLTPADDRFHIDKRDFTAPFVCGARNLGEALRRIDEGAAMIRTKGEAGTGDVNQAVHHQRNIKGAIRKLEGMAHEEREEWAREHEAPADLVHETAEMGRLPVVNFAAGGIATPADAALMMHHGCDGIFVGSGIFGAEDPEAMGTAIVEAVNNWDDPDALAEISKNVGSGMKGDANADLPEEEKLQGRGV, from the coding sequence ATGGCAGCAGAGACGGATCTCGAAGATCTCAAGCGCGGCACGGACCTCGTCAAGCGCGGCTTCGCCCGGATGCAGAAGGGCGGCGTGATCATGGACGTCGTGAACCGCGAGCAGGCCCGGATCGCCGAGGACGTCGGCGCGGTCGCGGTGATGTCCCTGGAAGCCGTCCCCGCCGATATCCGCAAGCGCGGCGGCGTCGCGCGGATGGCCGACCCGGCCGACGTCGAGGCGATCATCGAGGAGGTGTCGATCCCGGTGATGGGCAAGTCCCGGATCGGCCACGCCAAGGAGGCCCAGATCCTCGAGGCGACCGGCGTCGACATGATCGACGAGTCGGAGGTCCTGACGCCCGCCGACGACCGCTTCCACATCGACAAGCGCGACTTCACCGCGCCGTTCGTCTGCGGCGCGCGCAACCTCGGCGAGGCGCTCCGCCGGATCGACGAGGGCGCGGCGATGATTCGGACGAAAGGTGAAGCGGGCACCGGCGACGTCAATCAGGCCGTCCACCACCAGCGCAACATCAAAGGGGCGATCCGCAAGCTCGAAGGAATGGCCCACGAGGAGCGCGAGGAGTGGGCCCGCGAGCACGAGGCGCCCGCCGACCTGGTCCACGAGACCGCCGAGATGGGTCGCCTGCCGGTCGTGAACTTCGCCGCCGGCGGCATCGCGACGCCGGCCGACGCCGCCTTGATGATGCACCACGGCTGCGACGGCATCTTCGTCGGCTCGGGCATCTTCGGCGCCGAGGACCCCGAGGCGATGGGCACCGCGATCGTCGAGGCCGTCAACAACTGGGACGACCCCGACGCGCTGGCCGAGATCAGCAAGAACGTCGGCTCGGGCATGAAGGGCGACGCCAACGCCGACCTGCCCGAGGAGGAGAAGCTGCAGGGCCGCGGCGTCTGA
- a CDS encoding efflux RND transporter permease subunit: protein MSRELVDRYADALVDHSRLVIVLLLVATLVVGAGAALGSAGEGGIGQFETDSEERAALDEIEATYDTDDAVVAQIVVRDEGGDVLTKESLLSGLRLQQEMRSDESIDATLRNESGVVGLENVVATAAYYEDRAGAGNQTNASTAPPPTLDQQIAALESRSDAEVESLLERVLAPDAETRGGDPYQFLPADYDPGATSADARITFVFQVDGSAGDADPQAAYDAQVEIDGLVEERFDDAFVFGQGVTDDASTRAVGDSFTIITPVALVLVLGVLAIAYRDVVDVLIGVFGIGVVMAWLAGAQGWLGIPSSQLLIAVPFLLIGLSIDYSLHVVMRYREAREGDLDTDDTATGRRDPTAAMRTGVAGVVLALAAATFSTGVGFLSNYVSPLTAIRDFAVLSGAGILATFVVFAALVPAVKLEIERLLDRFGRERRNPAVGVTPGPINRALGAAGGLARRAPLGVLVIAVLVASAGAYGATGIDTEFNRTDFLPEDAPDWAKSLPGPLAAGDFDVRENAQYLGENFRQRGQDAEAQVLLRGEITDPETLRAIDAATREANPDDAIADRPDGAAAAETPATVLRAVAAENDSLAAAIDARDADGDGLPDEDVAAVYDALFDAAPERAAGVLYRTDGGDYESARLTVGVQGDASAQTVAEDVRAFAASIEASAPVSAVATGGPVVTAVLQDALLETLIQALAVTLVVIGAFLLGLYWWRTGAPDLAAVALAPVVLALAWLLGTMALFDVPFNSETAVVTSLAIGLGVDYSIHFTERFVDERRRHDGLDAALSATVAGTGGALLGSAATTATGFGVLALALAPPLQRFGIVTGLSIVYAFVACITVLPSLLVLRERAIERWAARESVASGGD from the coding sequence ATGAGCCGGGAGCTCGTCGATCGGTACGCCGACGCGCTGGTCGACCACAGCCGGCTCGTGATCGTCCTGTTGCTGGTCGCGACGCTCGTCGTCGGCGCCGGCGCGGCGCTGGGTAGCGCCGGCGAGGGCGGCATCGGCCAGTTCGAGACCGACTCCGAGGAGCGGGCCGCGCTCGACGAGATCGAGGCGACATACGACACCGACGACGCCGTCGTCGCCCAGATTGTCGTCCGCGACGAGGGGGGCGACGTGCTGACGAAGGAGTCGCTGCTCTCAGGATTACGGCTCCAGCAGGAGATGCGATCTGACGAGTCGATCGACGCGACGCTGCGGAACGAAAGTGGCGTCGTCGGACTGGAAAACGTCGTCGCCACGGCGGCGTACTACGAGGATCGAGCGGGCGCGGGGAACCAGACGAACGCCAGCACCGCGCCGCCGCCGACGCTCGACCAGCAGATCGCGGCGCTCGAATCGCGGTCAGACGCCGAGGTCGAGTCGCTGCTCGAACGCGTGCTCGCTCCAGACGCCGAGACGCGCGGCGGCGACCCCTACCAGTTCCTGCCCGCCGACTACGATCCGGGCGCGACCAGCGCCGACGCGCGGATCACGTTCGTGTTCCAGGTCGACGGGAGTGCGGGCGACGCCGACCCGCAGGCCGCCTACGACGCGCAGGTCGAGATCGACGGACTCGTCGAGGAGCGCTTCGACGACGCGTTCGTGTTCGGCCAGGGCGTCACCGACGACGCCTCGACGCGCGCGGTCGGCGACAGCTTCACCATTATCACGCCGGTCGCGCTGGTGCTGGTGCTCGGGGTGCTGGCGATCGCCTACCGGGACGTCGTCGACGTGCTGATCGGCGTGTTCGGCATCGGCGTCGTGATGGCGTGGCTCGCGGGCGCCCAGGGCTGGCTCGGCATCCCCTCCAGCCAGCTGTTGATCGCGGTGCCGTTCCTGCTGATCGGACTGAGCATCGACTACTCGCTGCACGTCGTGATGCGCTACCGCGAGGCGAGAGAGGGCGATCTCGACACGGACGACACTGCGACCGGCAGACGCGACCCGACCGCTGCGATGCGAACGGGCGTCGCCGGCGTCGTCCTCGCGCTCGCCGCGGCGACGTTCTCGACTGGCGTCGGCTTCCTCTCGAACTACGTCAGCCCGCTGACGGCGATCCGGGACTTCGCGGTGCTCTCGGGCGCCGGCATCCTCGCGACGTTCGTCGTGTTCGCGGCGCTGGTTCCGGCGGTGAAGCTGGAGATCGAGCGCCTACTCGACAGGTTCGGGCGCGAGCGTCGGAACCCCGCGGTCGGCGTCACGCCGGGGCCGATCAATCGGGCGCTCGGGGCCGCCGGCGGGCTCGCCCGGCGCGCGCCGCTCGGCGTGCTGGTGATCGCGGTGCTAGTCGCCTCGGCGGGCGCGTACGGCGCGACCGGCATCGACACGGAGTTCAACCGGACCGACTTCCTGCCCGAGGACGCGCCCGACTGGGCGAAGTCGCTGCCCGGCCCGCTCGCGGCCGGCGACTTCGACGTGCGCGAGAACGCTCAGTATCTCGGCGAGAACTTCCGCCAGCGCGGGCAGGACGCCGAAGCGCAAGTGCTGCTACGCGGCGAAATAACGGATCCCGAAACGTTGCGCGCGATCGACGCCGCGACGCGCGAGGCGAACCCGGACGACGCCATCGCGGATCGGCCGGACGGCGCCGCGGCCGCCGAGACGCCCGCGACGGTACTCCGAGCGGTCGCCGCCGAAAACGACTCCCTCGCGGCGGCGATCGACGCCCGCGACGCCGACGGCGACGGCCTGCCCGACGAGGACGTCGCCGCGGTGTACGACGCGCTGTTCGACGCCGCGCCCGAGCGGGCCGCCGGCGTGCTGTACCGAACGGATGGAGGCGACTACGAATCGGCCCGACTGACGGTGGGCGTGCAGGGCGACGCGTCGGCCCAGACGGTCGCCGAGGACGTCCGCGCGTTCGCCGCGTCGATCGAGGCGTCGGCGCCGGTGAGCGCCGTCGCGACCGGCGGTCCAGTCGTCACGGCCGTCCTCCAGGACGCGCTGCTGGAGACGCTGATCCAGGCGCTTGCGGTCACGCTGGTCGTGATCGGCGCGTTCCTGCTCGGACTGTACTGGTGGCGCACCGGCGCGCCGGACCTGGCGGCGGTCGCGCTCGCGCCGGTCGTGCTCGCGCTGGCGTGGCTGCTGGGCACGATGGCGCTGTTCGACGTGCCCTTTAATAGCGAGACTGCGGTCGTCACGAGCCTCGCTATCGGGCTGGGCGTCGACTACAGCATCCACTTCACCGAGCGCTTCGTCGACGAACGCCGTCGGCACGACGGGCTCGACGCGGCGCTCTCGGCGACCGTCGCGGGCACCGGCGGCGCCTTGTTGGGCAGCGCCGCGACGACGGCCACGGGCTTCGGCGTCCTCGCGCTGGCGCTGGCGCCGCCGCTCCAGCGCTTCGGCATCGTGACGGGCCTGAGCATCGTCTACGCCTTCGTCGCCTGTATCACGGTGCTGCCGAGCCTGCTGGTGCTCCGCGAGCGTGCGATCGAACGGTGGGCGGCCCGCGAGAGCGTCGCCAGCGGCGGGGACTGA
- a CDS encoding valine--tRNA ligase: protein MSQDAEERSDADGLDGGYDADAVEPKWQDRWVEAETYAYEGDPEQDPNTTYAIDTPPPTVSGSLHMGHLYGHTLQDFAARFQRMYDGDVLFPFGYDDNGIASERLTERDLGIRHQEFERREFQQKCREVCQEYEDSFTEQMQSLGCSIDWNHTYKTIEPRVQRVSQLSFLDLYEKGREYRKKAPAIWCPDCETAISQVEMEDDERGSHFNDIAFELVGDNLDRDEFVISTTRPELIPACVSVFVHPDDEDNQELVGERARIPIFGHEVPIIEDERVDMEKGSGVVMCCTFGDQNDIEWYQAHDLPLRVAIDESATMTELAGDYEGMSTEEARDAIVEDLDEEGYLRDRWEISHAVQVHERCDTPVEYRVSKQWYVEILDHKEEYLEAGREMDWYPEKMFSRYEHWIEGLEWDWLISRQRDSGIPFPVWYCEACDEPVMAEKEDLPVDPLADDPPVDACPECGHDEFEAEEDVFDTWATSSLTPLINAGWDWDAEDEQFSMDHPELYPFDLRPQGHDIISFWLFHTIVKCYEHTGEVPFDATLINGHVLDENREKMSKSRGNVVDPENVMAEYPVDAIRYWAASASVGDDFPFKEQDLVTGEKLLRKLWNASKLVDQLTPADPVEEPDELDPIDEWLLARQDAVIESLTAKLEDHEISKARNELRVFFWNTFCDDYLEIAKQRLDSDDSDSTAYALRTAHRRFVELFAPLLPHITEEIWQSLYADGGSVAEDSVHLRDWPTPSGYDADLQSGETALEVIGALRRYKSEHQLALNAELDRVEVYGRIDGFEDVVRDVMHVDELDARDEAADVTTEIAEISLDYSQVGPKFGEKVGEIDAALENGEYELSDGTLEVAGEELGADLFEVREERTYAGEGQMIEADDLVVVVQN, encoded by the coding sequence ATGAGCCAAGACGCCGAAGAGCGCTCGGACGCCGATGGTCTCGACGGCGGCTACGACGCCGACGCGGTCGAGCCCAAGTGGCAGGACCGCTGGGTCGAGGCCGAGACCTACGCCTACGAGGGCGACCCCGAGCAGGACCCCAACACCACCTACGCCATCGACACGCCGCCGCCGACGGTGTCGGGCAGCCTCCACATGGGCCACCTGTACGGCCACACGCTGCAGGACTTCGCCGCCCGCTTCCAGCGGATGTACGACGGCGACGTCCTGTTCCCCTTCGGCTACGACGACAACGGCATCGCCTCCGAGCGCCTGACCGAGCGCGATCTCGGCATCCGCCACCAGGAGTTCGAGCGCCGCGAGTTCCAGCAGAAGTGCCGCGAGGTCTGCCAGGAGTACGAGGACTCGTTCACCGAGCAGATGCAGTCGCTGGGCTGCTCGATCGACTGGAACCACACGTACAAGACGATCGAGCCGCGCGTCCAGCGCGTCTCGCAGCTGTCGTTCCTCGACCTGTACGAGAAGGGTCGCGAGTACCGCAAGAAGGCGCCCGCGATCTGGTGTCCCGACTGCGAGACGGCAATCTCGCAGGTCGAGATGGAGGACGACGAGCGCGGTTCCCATTTCAACGACATCGCGTTCGAGCTCGTCGGCGACAACCTCGATCGCGACGAGTTCGTGATCTCGACGACCCGGCCCGAGCTGATCCCCGCCTGCGTCTCGGTGTTCGTCCACCCCGACGACGAGGACAACCAGGAGCTGGTCGGCGAGCGCGCCCGGATCCCGATCTTCGGCCACGAGGTGCCGATCATCGAGGACGAGCGCGTCGACATGGAGAAAGGCAGCGGCGTCGTGATGTGCTGCACCTTCGGCGACCAGAACGACATCGAGTGGTACCAGGCCCACGATCTGCCGCTGCGCGTCGCGATCGACGAGTCCGCGACGATGACCGAACTCGCGGGCGACTACGAGGGCATGAGTACGGAAGAGGCCCGCGACGCCATCGTCGAGGACCTCGACGAGGAAGGCTACCTCCGGGATCGCTGGGAGATCTCCCACGCCGTCCAGGTCCACGAGCGCTGCGACACGCCCGTCGAGTACCGCGTCTCCAAGCAGTGGTACGTGGAGATCCTCGATCACAAAGAGGAGTACCTCGAGGCGGGCCGCGAGATGGACTGGTACCCCGAGAAGATGTTCTCGCGGTACGAACACTGGATCGAGGGGTTAGAGTGGGACTGGCTGATCTCGCGCCAGCGCGACTCCGGCATCCCGTTCCCGGTGTGGTACTGCGAGGCCTGCGACGAGCCCGTGATGGCCGAGAAGGAGGATCTGCCGGTCGACCCGCTGGCGGACGACCCGCCGGTCGACGCCTGTCCCGAGTGCGGCCACGACGAGTTCGAAGCCGAGGAGGACGTGTTCGACACGTGGGCGACCTCCTCGCTGACGCCGCTGATCAACGCCGGGTGGGACTGGGACGCCGAGGACGAGCAGTTCTCGATGGACCACCCCGAACTCTACCCCTTCGACCTGCGCCCGCAGGGCCACGACATCATCTCGTTCTGGCTGTTCCACACGATCGTCAAGTGCTACGAGCACACCGGCGAGGTGCCGTTCGACGCGACGCTGATCAACGGCCACGTCCTCGACGAGAACCGCGAGAAGATGTCCAAGTCGCGGGGCAACGTCGTCGACCCCGAGAACGTGATGGCGGAGTACCCCGTCGACGCGATCCGCTACTGGGCCGCCAGCGCGTCGGTCGGCGACGACTTCCCGTTCAAGGAGCAGGATCTCGTCACCGGCGAGAAACTCCTCAGGAAGCTCTGGAACGCCTCGAAGCTCGTCGACCAGCTCACGCCCGCCGATCCGGTCGAGGAGCCCGACGAGCTCGACCCGATCGACGAGTGGCTGCTGGCCCGCCAGGACGCCGTGATCGAGAGCCTCACCGCGAAGTTGGAGGATCACGAGATCTCGAAGGCGCGCAACGAGCTGCGCGTGTTCTTCTGGAACACGTTCTGCGACGACTACCTCGAGATCGCGAAACAGCGCCTCGACAGCGACGATAGCGACTCCACGGCGTACGCCCTGCGGACCGCCCACCGGCGGTTCGTCGAACTGTTCGCGCCCCTGCTGCCCCACATCACCGAGGAGATCTGGCAGTCGCTGTACGCCGACGGCGGCTCGGTCGCCGAGGACAGCGTCCACCTGCGCGACTGGCCGACGCCGTCCGGCTACGACGCCGACCTCCAGTCGGGCGAGACGGCCCTCGAAGTGATCGGCGCGCTCCGGCGCTACAAGAGCGAGCACCAGCTCGCGCTGAACGCCGAGCTCGATCGCGTCGAGGTGTACGGCCGCATCGACGGGTTCGAGGACGTCGTCCGCGACGTGATGCACGTCGACGAGCTCGACGCCCGCGACGAGGCCGCCGACGTCACGACCGAGATCGCCGAGATCAGCCTCGACTACTCGCAGGTCGGGCCGAAGTTCGGCGAGAAAGTCGGCGAGATCGACGCCGCCCTCGAAAATGGCGAGTACGAGCTGTCGGACGGCACGCTCGAAGTCGCCGGCGAGGAGCTCGGCGCGGACCTGTTCGAGGTGCGCGAGGAGCGCACCTACGCCGGCGAGGGCCAGATGATCGAGGCCGACGACCTGGTCGTCGTCGTCCAGAACTGA
- a CDS encoding bacterio-opsin activator domain-containing protein, with protein sequence MSVIAEFSVASDDFALHHSLTAAPEMVVEIEQVVATMEDRVMPYFWVTGGDQSEFEAAFRDDETVTDVTAVDETEDARLYRAEWTDNVETIVYAYVEIGATILDALGRNEGWELRMRFDDREKLSDFREYCDTHGIAFELNQITEQEQPMASAQYDMTPKQRETLVRALDAGYYDVPQRVTMSELADELGISQQALSKRFHTGHQNLVRSTLTISHPDDKDGRN encoded by the coding sequence ATGAGCGTCATCGCGGAGTTTTCGGTCGCGTCGGATGATTTCGCGTTGCATCATTCGTTGACCGCGGCGCCGGAGATGGTCGTCGAGATCGAGCAAGTCGTCGCGACGATGGAGGATCGGGTAATGCCGTACTTCTGGGTCACCGGCGGCGACCAGTCGGAGTTCGAGGCGGCGTTCCGCGACGACGAGACCGTGACCGACGTCACGGCGGTCGACGAGACCGAGGACGCCAGGCTGTACCGCGCCGAGTGGACCGACAACGTCGAGACGATAGTGTACGCCTACGTCGAGATCGGCGCGACGATCCTCGACGCGCTCGGCAGAAACGAGGGGTGGGAGCTGCGGATGCGCTTCGACGACCGGGAGAAACTCTCCGATTTTCGCGAGTACTGCGACACCCACGGGATCGCGTTCGAGCTCAACCAGATCACCGAGCAGGAACAGCCCATGGCGAGCGCGCAGTACGACATGACGCCGAAACAGCGCGAAACGCTGGTGAGGGCGCTCGACGCGGGCTACTACGACGTCCCGCAGAGGGTGACGATGAGCGAGCTCGCCGACGAGCTGGGGATCTCCCAGCAGGCGCTCTCGAAGCGGTTCCACACGGGGCATCAAAACCTCGTCAGGAGCACGCTGACGATAAGCCATCCGGACGATAAGGACGGCAGGAACTGA
- the radB gene encoding DNA repair and recombination protein RadB — protein MNASEPISTGCGPVDELLGGGFERGTVTQVYGQPAAGKTNLALGAAVEVAADGGRAVYVDTEGISVDRFEQLLEARVGEDEDAVSAAAGRVVVESAHDFEEQAEAVRDAEEFAPDADLIVVDSATGFYRLERTADANAGDALRQVASQVTHLLSLARKHDLAVVVTNQVFSDPDSDQTRALGGHTLEHWTGTVLRLDRYRGGNRKATLEKHRAKPAGETAQFRITDEGCVAVEDPAR, from the coding sequence GTGAACGCGAGCGAGCCGATTTCGACGGGATGCGGGCCGGTCGACGAGCTTCTGGGCGGCGGGTTCGAGCGCGGGACCGTCACGCAGGTGTACGGCCAGCCCGCGGCGGGCAAGACCAACCTCGCGCTCGGCGCCGCGGTCGAGGTGGCCGCCGACGGCGGGCGCGCGGTGTACGTCGACACCGAGGGGATCTCGGTCGACCGCTTCGAGCAGCTGCTGGAGGCGCGCGTCGGCGAGGACGAGGACGCCGTGTCGGCCGCGGCCGGCCGGGTCGTCGTCGAGAGCGCTCACGACTTCGAGGAGCAGGCCGAGGCCGTCCGGGACGCCGAGGAGTTCGCGCCAGACGCCGACCTGATCGTCGTCGACAGCGCGACCGGCTTCTACCGGCTCGAACGCACCGCCGACGCCAACGCGGGCGACGCCCTGCGCCAGGTCGCCAGTCAGGTGACCCACCTGCTCTCGCTGGCGCGCAAGCACGACCTCGCGGTCGTCGTCACCAATCAGGTGTTTTCCGATCCCGACAGCGACCAGACGCGCGCGCTGGGCGGGCACACGCTCGAACACTGGACCGGGACGGTGCTTCGGCTCGATCGCTACCGTGGCGGCAACAGGAAAGCGACGCTGGAGAAACACCGCGCGAAGCCCGCGGGCGAAACGGCGCAGTTTCGGATCACCGACGAGGGCTGCGTCGCCGTCGAAGATCCGGCGCGGTGA